The following nucleotide sequence is from Meleagris gallopavo isolate NT-WF06-2002-E0010 breed Aviagen turkey brand Nicholas breeding stock unplaced genomic scaffold, Turkey_5.1 ChrUn_random_7180001830082, whole genome shotgun sequence.
CtgtaaaagaagagaaactcttctcaCACTATAGCACAGATCCGGAGAGCAGTTtgcccacacacacacagacccCATCGGAGGCTTTAGGTCAGGAGGCTGAGGGTAGGGCAGCCATTTCACTCCTTCTCTCTACCCGTTCCCTAGCAGGTGTCCAGCTGCAGTGTTTGGCTCCTGAGCGATGCCGCCCCCATCCCCAAAGCCCTTCTCTTCCCACCAGGGACGTGGAGGAGCGACGAGCTGGAAAGAAAGTCTCCTCTCTGGCCCAGAGCAGCTTCACGCTTAGCTGGGCCTTCCAGATGCTGCCAAATCGTGGGCCCTGGGGCATTGGGTGTGTCAACAGAAGAGTGCGAGACACTGGAGAAGTAGGAACTCGCCTCTGGTGACGCACCAGCCCAAGGCTCCAGGGAGTGTCGCCATGCCATCCGTCAGAGGCAGGGGGTCTTGGGAGAGTCCCTGCTGTTCCTCCACCTCTGCCCTTGTACAGGGAGATGGCACCCCGGAATGATACGGATAGGAATCACGCACCTCTTTCGCGCCCGTCGTCGCTTGCAGAAGCGTGGTGGTGGCATCAAAAAGTTGGTGTCGTAGATGGGCTCCTCAGGCAGACTGTGCTCAGAGCTTGATGGTGACTGAATCACTATTTTGGGTATTATCATGGGAGCCTGGGCTCCGTGAGGGCGGCTCAGCTTCTCTTTGTCTGTGTCCAGCACTGTGCCATCACAGATTTTCTCTGCTCCTCGTCGTTCTCTGATGCTCTGAGATGCCACTGCCCGGGCTCGACCTGCCTCTGGTGCTGGGACTCTGGCTGGGTATTTGCCCAGGAACTGGCTGGTCAGTGCTGGTTTCACCgctcctctttcttcctctttgcaCCTCTGAGCTCTCATCGCCTGTGCTGGACGCATTTCTGATGGTTTTGCTGTGGCGATGAGTTTGCCTTGAAACGGGCTGGTCAGTGCCGGCTTCACTGCTCCTTGTTTTGTGAACCATCGAGATTCCACTGCCTGAGCTCGACCTGACCCTTGTGCTGGAGCTTTGTCTGTGTGTTTCCCCTGAAGCTGGCTGGTCAGCACCGGCTTCACcgctcctctttcttctttgcacCTCTGAGGTTCCACTCTGTGAGTGCGACCTGTGCCCGGTGCTTTCGCTTGGGCTGGAAGTTTGTGCTGACCTTGATTGGTCAGCACCGACTTCACTGCTCCTCTTTCTTCTATGCACCTCTGAGGTTCCACTCCATGAGTGCGACCTGTGCCTGGTGCTttggcttgggctggaagttTGTGCTGACCTTGACTGGTCAGCGCTGGCTTCACCGCCCCTTGTTCTTCTTTGCACCTGTGGGCTTTTGTTGCTGGACCCATCGGTGGTGCTGTGCTTTTGGTAGTGCCTTCGCCCTGGGTTTTGCTAGGCACAGCCATCTTTCTGGCAGAAGACACCGCTGGGATCACTGGAACTTGACTgaaagaacagagcagagggggtCCATCTGAGTGAGTGATTTGGGGCCACATCCTGCAGCCTTGGCTGTAACGCAGCTTTCCCCACGCAGAGCTCACAGGTTACGCTGGGGCTCTCCTGAGGGCCGGAGAGGGGTCAGCACTGTGAAATGGGGGGATCCTGGCAGCCTCATCCCACCTCTCCATTGCTGCAGCcggtgctgctgggcagccccAGACAGTGACTGTCAGAGGCTGGAGAATGGGCTCTTGCTGGGTCGGTGAAACGTCCCACGAGGATCCCAACCCCGAGCACCCAGTCtcacctggacacagagctcTTCTGGTCGACCCTTGTTCCCTTCCCAGAGCATGTACCCTCTCTGCTGGTAATGCTCAAGCGGCCAGGTAAGGGCGGCAATTCGGGAATTTTCCCTGGAAGTGGGAAGGACAGATCTGGTCAGAGGAGACTCACTGGGAAATTGCTGTCCCTGGGACACGCAGAGGTGCTCGGGCCTGTCCCAAAGCATCTGAAGAGGGCTGCTCCGCTTTCCTCGCAGACACTCTCTCCAGAGacctctgtccctctgtcccagCTCCTCCTGTCAGAGGAGGCTGTGATTTGGGCCTGCCTTCCTGGCATTTGTTTTGGGAAAGAGGAGCCGGTGGTGCCTGTGAGGTGACAGTCTCTTTTGGGGGCTCATTTGCTGGGGGGAGGACAGGGCCGAGGATCCCCCATCCTCCTGCCAtgcccagggctgggggcaCATGGGAACATCGCGCCCCGCATCTTAGATGTCATGAGGCTAACGTGTGGTTAGGAGAGGCTGTGGCGAGCTGGTGTGAATCACTTCACAAGTCAGAGCCTTTGGATGGTCACCGAGTGGGCATTTTCCCACCACAGTTTGGTTGTGTGGGGCGTGGAAaggagctggctgctgctttacctttcttgctCTGGACAAGAGGTGGCAAACCCCCTGCTTTCTCTTGCTTGCCCTCACCAGGGACTTCTCCTGAGGCCTTGGATGGTTTCCTGGGAGGTGGCTTGGGGACAAACTCCAACTGAAAcctgtacaaaaggagaagacgcAGGTGTGACCCAGTGCTCCAGCAGCCCTTGCTGCTCACCGGGATTGCGTTCTCATGGGCAGATTTTCACATTGCATCAAGGCCCACTATTCTCCAGAGTTGTCTG
It contains:
- the LOC109364257 gene encoding neurofilament heavy polypeptide-like — its product is MAVPSKTQGEGTTKSTAPPMGPATKAHRCKEEQGAVKPALTSQGQHKLPAQAKAPGTGRTHGVEPQRCIEERGAVKSVLTNQGQHKLPAQAKAPGTGRTHRVEPQRCKEERGAVKPVLTSQLQGKHTDKAPAQGSGRAQAVESRWFTKQGAVKPALTSPFQGKLIATAKPSEMRPAQAMRAQRCKEEERGAVKPALTSQFLGKYPARVPAPEAGRARAVASQSIRERRGAEKICDGTVLDTDKEKLSRPHGAQAPMIIPKIVIQSPSSSEHSLPEEPIYDTNFLMPPPRFCKRRRARKRCVIPIRIIPGCHLPVQGQRWRNSRDSPKTPCL